The Aedes albopictus strain Foshan chromosome 1, AalbF5, whole genome shotgun sequence genomic interval gttatgcattgccaagttttttcttgttgccaaaaacaatcagatcattcttctcaacccattttacgatcggatttctaggcaattgtttatttcatcaagacgACTCTGTATGTACTTGAATTTTGTCACCCTGAATACAGGCAGAgaaggcttcaacatatgttgaaaaccatgcccaatatttatgccataaattaaaagtcgagatcccaaaatgttggtttccctttctcgAGTCATTCTTGACCTCCTGACTCTCTCCCTTTTTGTCGCTAGTTCTTAATGTTCCCAACAATTGATATCATTGTTCATCATCGTGTACCAAAACAAAATATGTTTTTCCTTCGATGCTTTTTATATCTCTTATTTCGGCATGagcgaaaaatgaaaaaaatgttgcaaatgattggggaaaagggtgGCGGACGTTCCATTCCCGAGAAATGGCAAAAAATTTCATTTtggcaataaattgctgaatctcaATTCAACGGTTCGTTGCAAAgaaatcagaaattccttcagagatactgctaaattcatttagaaattcttcaaggaactcacccagagattctttcaagaattctacctCATTTTCTTATGCGATTCCTCcctaaattcctcaagaagttctccaagaaagtactccagagattttttccagaacctCTTTCAGAgagtataatgcgccccaccgggacGAAACGCCCCCTtcattttttagcgattcaagcgcttttagCATGAGTGATCGATTAGAGAtgttaaatattgaagaataattaccATCAAGCTGATCCGTAAGTTGATTGGtacaaaaaagcaatacaaatatcaaaaagtctgaaatcaagGCTTTTGACGTAATATTTTATCTctgctagttctgttcgcttgtgttattttttaacttttatgcagttaaacactttttAAAGGACGCTCCTAGGacaagcatgtggtggaattatcccctgggataGCTTTATCACCGGGCTGTAAATCTCCTGAAAGGTTTATTGTTAGTATCAGATCAGTAGGGattcccaggtcatccaaactgtttttgagtttagatcctaaagtctacgggtgtaccggtaacttctttcattatacaaagctacgatttgtaatctatcatatccagtaagtattcagaaagctcaatagacagtaaccgatcagtcgggatatcctaggtcatccaaactgttcttgagtttagatcctaaagtctacgggtgtagcgataatttctttcattatgaaaagctacgatttgtaatctatcgtgtccagtaagttttctgaaagttcaatagacagtatcagatcagtcgggatatactAGGTCATGCAAACTGTtcgtgagtttagatcctaaagtctacgggtgtaacggtagcttcttttataatacaaagttacgatttgtaacctttcatgtccagaaagttcaatagacagtatcagatcagtcgggatatcctaggccatccaaactgttcttgagtttagatcctaaagtctatgggtgtaacgataacttgcTTCATTATATAAAGCTGCGATTCGAGatttatcatatccagtaagtcttctgaaaggtaaatagacaatatcagatcagtcgggatatgctaggttatccaaactattcttgagtttagatcctaaactctactggtgtaacggtaacttgacacatattgcccattttactggcacacTGGAAACTTGGCacgaaggcacgaaatgttgctaattgacactTAAATTTTCCCACCAGaacgccattttttttttcacaaatttcatgtcttaatttgtcaattagtaacatttcgtgccttctcattacaagtttttccattaAAGGtatcttctttcattaaaagctactatttgaatctatcatgtctagtaagtcttctgaaagttatagtggttaattttatcaactaagcttcataacgcTTATtgtactttggtaagtacagtggattatgtaacattaCTTAACATAGTGGCAAaaactattatcacaagtgtagacctgaagcaatGGTCTCCGGAGttgtgttgttgatctggaatatctcaagacTGACTCATTGTTGTCCCATGTTTTATggcattcccatataacatgagaAAATTGGCCATAGAATGGCAgtgaacttcaggatagtttggacgactctcaatgtcccaaaggatcATAattatatatagtagacttcaggttggtccagtcctCCCGAttgaatatgcaacgttactcattatagcagatacggctgttgttacgagtgtagacctcaagtcatgaactccaaggtagtttggctgacctgaaatatccctgtaGTATATCTAAATGACATGTCAGATtttaagagcttcgcggatctcagcagattttgCAATACTATTATTAAGGGCGaaatacataaagttattcttgtagatttaaaggatttcatcatagaacagtttggacgatcctaaatgtcccaaaggtttgtaataagctagtagacatcAAATTActtcagtaactgcggttgattttgcaacgttactcagtataacagatatggctattgttacgagcgtagacctgaagttcagaactccaaggtagtttggctgacctggaatatccctatagtgtctataaaagacattgtagatgtcaagagcttcacggatctcagtaggttatgcaatgctataatttgtggcgaaaatacataaaattaaacgtgtagatttgaagggcttcactATAGGGCAGTttagaacacctagaacatcccagaatatcgaACACCTTTTGATAACCTTGACAAAGGTAAAATGAATACATTTACACGTAaaccacatccaagttcagcttttagatcaactggtatgtcaattatttcgttttaccaaatttcatggtgatcaggatgttctaggttgtcaactgcctatcgcataactgtcccatatgaataggaaacccagcaaagatgggactgttttgcgatcataggcagtcaaTAAAACCCCAaaaacaaatattcccatttttccctaatagattCCCTAAtcaatttgcagcaactttgccgaagaaaatattctattttatcgaatgggtgagtttatacagccgtttctatgttggggtaatatatgacccctccggcttcaaagggttaagggatTAACCCCAAACTTTTAATTGTGAGTGTAAGTAGAATTTGGGACCATTTTGGTAGGGACACCTGTTTTGGGCACATGCTGCtataattcagtaaattttgatcCAATTCATTAGAATGTTTGTACTTGATTACTGTATGTATATCACAGTATCCCAAAAATCAAGTCTATTGGTTCAAAGTTGACTGAGATACAACAGCAAGTGCTCTAAATAGGACCTCCTGGCCAAAATAGTCCAGACGCTAGTTGGATTGTTTATACTGTGCTTAAGATACAAACAAGGCTAAAAAGAAAGAAATCAggttttattttcaattgtttctGGTGATTGTTATAAACAAATCAATACGCTGAAGGTGTATTTTGTTGTATTTTGTAATATTAGCGACACGACTATTCAGTTTCATAAGTCCTTTAGAAATGTGTGAGAACAGTATGTTTTTGTCTTCTTACACTTCCAAAAATAACTCTTTGAATGCAGTGCAGCAAAAGCAAAAAAGCTGTAAATGGTACCTATTGTTGACATTTTGAACGTGCACGGTGTTGATGTGGAGTTGTTTGAtaaaaaaacaaataatgatttcttaaaatttattcaaaacgCTTACACACCCACTCCCAACTCTTACAAATGAGCCGGAGTCCAGTTCGGTGCCAAACCCACGGTGTTGTTGAACTGCTGGTCAATCCATCGGTTGTAGTACCGAACCTGGGTAAAGATCGGTGGATTGTTTGCGACTCCGCAGTTCACTCCGAACGACAGAATGCCCACCAACTGACGGTTGCAATACAGTCCCGTTCCCAGATTTCCGTTGCAAGGCGCTGCATTATTGGAAGCAGCCGTATTGCCGGCACAGATCATAGTTTCTAGCACTCGACCAGCATGCATGCCGGCTCCGTTGCACAGCTCCCGGTCGTTGATGTTCATCGGAAGGAACCGCTGCAGAACATTCACCGGAGCAGTGGCCGCGTTCGTGGATGCTCCCCAGCCGGCGAACTGGCACGCTTCGTTGTTTGGAGTTACTCGCACTCGTCGTCGGGCAATGTCTACGGTATTGGACGGGAGTTCGTACGGGCGATCCAGCCGCAGAACAGCAACGTCATTCTCGCGGGTGAACACGTTGAACTCCGGGTGGACGTAGATGCGGGTGACCTTCCGGGTCTGGCGACGAGAACCAATTGGGGCCAGAGCAACATCTCCAGCCACGATCGTCAACCAGTAGGGATCGATCAACCGATTCTGGGCATTCAGAACACACTGCGCCGAGGTAAGAACATGTTGACGATCAACGATCACGCCTCCGCAGTGCAGGGTAAACGGCGTGTTGATCGACACAGCAGAGGGAAACTGACCCCAAGCGGCGTTTGTACCGCCAATCAACCGAGCTTCCGGCTCAAACTCTGCCACCGCAAGACCTACAAAGCATAAGCCAGGAATCAGTTACGTTCACCCGCAAAGAACATTCAAAAACTCACCGAACACAGCCAAAATCACCACGAGCAGCTTCATGTTTGTACCACTTCCCAACTGTTACTGAAGCAAATCTAGGAAACTGTCCCAAAACCTTCATTCAATGTCCCATCAGCGGCCGATATCAAATCAGTGCCAGCTTGTGACTCCGATTATTATTTATCGCAGGATTTCGGAAGCTTATTGCTGATAAGCGTGCCCACCGGCCCAATAAATGCCATTTCTTGGAATCTCGTCGCGTCACCACCAAAAGATTGCGCTAAGACGGGAAGCTTTGTTTTTCGAAGCAAAAATCCCCCCGCCGAAATGCATTCCAATCGGGCAGGAAGCATTTTGAAATCGTGATTTTTCGCGATTTCTGATCATGGAAATTGATTTATTGGGCCACATAAGTTGCGAAATTCGAGATTGGACTCGGTGTGATTgtgcaatgtgcaaagctttaTCTTGATGCTATTTTGTTTGTTTGGAGATTGCAAGCTCAGCCTGTTGCGTTTTAAGCATTCCTATGAATggttgaatgaatgaatgaatgaaaaactTTGCGTTAAACTATGCTATAGATGTAGTTTGTTGCATTCTGTAGTTCCTGTAGCTTATAGCTGTGAATTTATCATTATCCTTATCTTAAAAGTTATGTCACTGACCTACATAAATTTAAGGCTTCTCAGTAGAGCTTGTCACCATACAAATGTGCGATAGGCCGTAATCCGTAATGACCCcgaaaaaatattctcaaatccTTTGAACTTTTTCCGCTTCCGGTTGATAGTACAATCTACTAATGCCTGCAATCACATTACGGTTATGTAAAAGCATGGTATGACATAACTTGCTAAGAgatattcgaaacatgtttggAATAATTCAGTTCGTTTTGTTTTAGTATAAGGCGTTAACATGTTCATGAAGCACGGACAAGGCTGAATAACGCGCAATACAGACCCTATTGAGGTCGTTAGCCTCTTCCCTGCAACTCCTATTACTATTTCTTCAGGGCAAAAACCGGGCTGCTTGCAACCTTAAGGAAGATCCGGTGAACAACCCCTGCGGGAGCTTTGACCGCAGGATGACAGGGTAGCGGGTCATAACAGCGATGGCAACGATCCCTGCGATTGGAAGCATGATACggagaactgccgatctctcaacttcttcgggagcacccgcatacccgCCGATGTACTGGAGGACTGGGagtttggcatcgtagcgctgctgaAGGTAGAGTGTTGTCCAAGGTTTCCGAGAAGTGGCTACGCGCAGCaactagcagtggccctaccaacggaagagcagcttggcacagctacacttgaagatggctggatgggcatccgatccgccataagtagtacctcggctgcagcactatgCTTTGCGACTCCGaaccacagaaacgactggtacgacgacgaatgtgaacaactgaaaaacgagaagaatgcaggcatgttcgagaatgctgcaacaccgtacgagagcgaatgaggcacgttacagacaggcgcagaacaggcagaactcagtcttccggatgaagaagcgccggcAGGAAGAACGaggtcgcgaagcgatggaagagctgtaccgcgctaaggacacacgaaagttctacgagaagctgaactgctagcgcagaggctttgtgccacaagccgacatgcgccgagataatcacgggaatattctcacgagcgattgattgatttgtctttattagagagactttcagcccttggctggttcgtctctttctcacgagcgagcgtgaggtggtcgagatgtggcggcagcattacgaaaagcatctcaatggtgacgttgcaagcaaCGAAGGTggagtggtaacagatctaggagtacgtgcgcaggacgaaagatttccagccccaacCTCCAAGAGATCGAAGAGGAGGtttgccggttgaaaaacaacaaagcccctggagcagatcaactaccaagcgagttactaaaatatggtggagaagcactggtgagagcactacattgggtcgttaccaagatttgggaggaggaagtattaccggaggagtggatggaaggtatcgtgtatctACAAAAGggtgataagttggattgcgggagctaccgcgcgatcacactgagcgctgcctacaagatactctctcaaattttatgccgccgtctatcaccgattgcaagagagttcgtgggacattatcaggctggatttatgggtgaatgtgctacaacagaccagatgtctgtcatccgccaggtgttgcagaaatgccgcgaatacatcgtgcccacacatcacttgttcatcgatttcaaatcggcgtatgatacaatcgatctagaacagctatggcagattatgcacgaatacggattctcggatgAACTGAAACAtagcctcatgttgctatgtgttgaCAAGTGGTGAGTTTgatgtcagtttgaggatctccaagaactcccttgagtataagtcatcgaatctacgagggctactattTGTATCTAATAGCGTTAAGAaagaggttcatactcacacagctccaggcatctatgttctatcaagtggtaggTTCCATGATTGTATAGCATGTCCTAGAATTCCCTACAGTTAAGGccgtctgatctacaagcgtaatcattgATCTATCTAGTATCACGAATGAAATTTGTGGTTGaatagcctcatgcaactatgtgctgtcaagtgatgagttcgttgtcagtttgaggatctctaagaacttccttgagtatagttAATCTGATCTACTAACATATTTAATTATCTCTAAGcgatttacgactaaggttcatactcacacaacctcaggtaattatgatctatcaagtttttaatatgaagaatctttaagggtctccaacaaccagggatgttttcgatcacctggtaatcgtttgactcatttgtccataactcagttcagaaacctaatattgaattgtggtgttcggcaaagttgtggattAGTGTTTTATATACGGCGCTAGAGcactacagtcgactctccacatgtcgatgttctacatctcgatatctcccctatctcgatggtttggtcagtcccttcaatctgcatacattttacctttctacatgtcgatatttccttatctcgatgcgatctcgatcGTTTTTGTTCTGGATttgctctccatatgtcgatatgcccgtttttacaggtaaCTAGATCTCGTtccttaggtgcaaaacattctgggaaggtgaagtgacatctgtttgttggcggtttttcctagttacggacggtttttcaatctagtgtgcattacaaattggttctcgaattcgatctctccctatctcgatggcccgttcaatatcgagatgtagagagtcaactgtaataccacctactcatactaaacgatcgaaaaatccgatcgtttagtatgagtagctggtactaacacttttacgacgtaatcattagagttagaatatggcgcccttggtgataattgtaggaaaaacactaatctacaactttgttgAACACAAATTTTCAATATAGGGATTCTGAACTGAGTTGagaacaaatgagtcaaacgattgccaagtgatcgaaaacatccttgccaagaactttcttgagtatAGGTTATCGactctacgagggctactagttgtgtCAAAGAGCATTAAggatgaggtttatactcacacagccccaggcatctatgttctatcaagtggtgggttctatgattgtatagaagTATTCGAcaactccctggagttaaggccatttGATCTACAAAAGTAATCAGTGATCCATTTGagcatgaaatttatgcttacatagCCTTATGTAGCTAcgtgctatcaagtggtgagttgattgtcagtttgaggatttccaagaacttccttgaatataggtcatcggatctactaacgtatgtGGTTGTCTTTAAGAGATTTCACAATAGGGGACAAAATAAATGGACTTCCATATTCCCCTGAAACTGctctgaagaccattgagatgctttgaaacgctttaaaacgcctctagAAGCCAcatgaaatcttcatgaaatttacctggGGGCCTCTGaaacaacaccccccccccccccgcctgaaaccactctgaaacctcctgaaacgcattcaaacgccttgaaacgctttgaaacgcctcaaaaacccccatgaaaccccatgTGCCTCTGATTCCCCCCCaaccctcttgaaacgctttgaaacgcattgaaacgcttggaaacgccttgaaacgctgtgAAATGCATGTTAAACCCATGCGAAACCTGCGACAAATTCAACTGCGTGCCTCAGAAGCCCTCTAAAACCCTCCCAAACCTTCTGGGACGCCCTGCAACGTATTGAAAatccttgaaacgtcttgaaacgctttgaaacgcttcgaaAGCCTCTAATACCCCTACAATATCTTCATGAAATtcatctgagagcctctgaagcctcctaaaGTCCCTATGAAATCTTCTGaatcgccctgaaacgcattgaaacgcctaggggctgtccattattaacgtaagggtttatgaagggaggggggggtttgaaaaatcttacgcgccatacacaaatttttggtttctcatacaaaaaatgatgatgattaacctgggcttactaggggaatatctgtaaataaaaagaaaatcgcgttaagtactgttcctttgaattccactaagaatttgcatcttttgacagatacgtatttcgacctcaactgtaaggtcgtcttcagtgtcttgtacttgactcgagtcgagtcaagtacaagacactgaagacgaccttacagtt includes:
- the LOC115258017 gene encoding transmembrane protease serine 11D; the protein is MKLLVVILAVFGLAVAEFEPEARLIGGTNAAWGQFPSAVSINTPFTLHCGGVIVDRQHVLTSAQCVLNAQNRLIDPYWLTIVAGDVALAPIGSRRQTRKVTRIYVHPEFNVFTRENDVAVLRLDRPYELPSNTVDIARRRVRVTPNNEACQFAGWGASTNAATAPVNVLQRFLPMNINDRELCNGAGMHAGRVLETMICAGNTAASNNAAPCNGNLGTGLYCNRQLVGILSFGVNCGVANNPPIFTQVRYYNRWIDQQFNNTVGLAPNWTPAHL